Proteins encoded together in one Pseudomonas arsenicoxydans window:
- a CDS encoding extracellular solute-binding protein, which produces MGLHKLTQALLLVLAPLCVQAADTTKPVVNLYIWGEYLAPDTLKDFEKKTGIHVVADHFDSLETVETKLLTGRSGYDLVLTAGQHLSRAIQSGAIQTLNHQQLPHFAGVGEEFRQHMAVFDPGNRYAGIYAWGTTGVGYQEEAIKQRLPDAPRDSWAMLFDPAVVSKFADCGVSLLNDPNEVFAAVMKYMGLDINRQNLDDLKLAEQQLAKIRPYIRYFDNDLNISDLANGNTCVAMSWNGNVGIAATQAEAAHKPFKLSYRIPKEGTLIWFDAMVIPKDAPHPEAGLALMDYLMTPEVIAPITDTIHYANAITAADGLIDPVIRNDPGTYPSAQVRASLYSKNDNDKAFNRALIRAFSRLKSGL; this is translated from the coding sequence ATGGGCCTGCACAAACTGACTCAAGCTTTATTGCTGGTGCTTGCACCCTTGTGTGTGCAGGCCGCCGACACCACCAAACCGGTGGTGAACCTGTACATCTGGGGCGAGTACCTGGCCCCGGATACGCTGAAGGATTTCGAGAAAAAAACCGGCATCCATGTGGTGGCCGATCACTTTGATTCGCTGGAAACCGTCGAGACCAAATTGCTGACCGGTCGCAGCGGCTATGACCTGGTGCTGACGGCGGGGCAGCACTTGTCCCGGGCGATCCAGAGCGGGGCGATTCAGACGTTGAACCACCAACAACTGCCGCACTTTGCCGGTGTCGGCGAAGAGTTTCGCCAGCACATGGCGGTGTTCGATCCAGGCAATCGGTACGCCGGGATTTATGCTTGGGGCACCACCGGAGTGGGTTATCAGGAAGAGGCGATCAAGCAGCGTTTGCCCGATGCGCCACGGGACAGTTGGGCGATGCTGTTCGACCCGGCCGTGGTGTCCAAGTTTGCCGATTGTGGGGTCAGCCTGCTCAACGATCCCAACGAGGTATTTGCCGCGGTCATGAAGTACATGGGCCTGGACATCAACCGCCAGAACCTCGATGACCTGAAACTGGCCGAGCAGCAACTGGCGAAGATCCGGCCGTACATCCGTTACTTCGACAACGACCTGAACATCAGCGACCTGGCCAACGGCAACACCTGCGTGGCGATGTCGTGGAACGGCAACGTGGGCATCGCCGCCACACAGGCCGAGGCTGCGCACAAGCCATTCAAGCTCAGTTACCGGATACCGAAGGAGGGCACGTTGATCTGGTTCGACGCCATGGTCATTCCCAAGGATGCGCCGCACCCTGAGGCCGGGCTGGCGTTGATGGACTACCTGATGACACCGGAGGTGATTGCACCGATCACCGACACCATCCACTACGCCAATGCGATTACCGCGGCGGACGGGTTGATTGACCCGGTGATTCGCAATGATCCGGGGACCTACCCGTCGGCGCAGGTGAGGGCTTCGTTGTATAGCAAGAATGACAATGACAAGGCGTTCAACCGGGCGCTGATTCGGGCGTTCAGTCGATTGAAATCGGGGTTGTGA
- a CDS encoding DUF1289 domain-containing protein: MPNQTIKTPCVGLCSTVYGDLVCRGCKRFHHEVINWNGYNEEEKRAVWLRLELLLSQVMASKLEVFDPQRLRLQLEQRKIRFVPHQSEYCWAYQLIARGARVINNLEAYGMVLMPEFRDWNLPELRDAIDREFFLLSEAHYQRYIAPGFLKDAFGG; the protein is encoded by the coding sequence ATGCCCAATCAGACCATCAAAACCCCCTGCGTCGGCCTCTGTTCCACTGTTTACGGTGATCTGGTGTGCCGTGGTTGCAAGCGTTTCCACCATGAAGTGATCAACTGGAATGGTTACAACGAGGAAGAAAAGCGCGCGGTGTGGCTGCGTCTGGAGCTGCTGCTTTCGCAGGTGATGGCCAGCAAGCTGGAAGTGTTCGATCCCCAGCGCCTGCGTCTGCAGCTGGAGCAGCGCAAGATTCGCTTCGTGCCGCACCAGTCCGAGTATTGCTGGGCGTATCAATTGATCGCCCGTGGGGCGCGGGTGATCAACAATCTGGAAGCCTACGGGATGGTGCTGATGCCGGAGTTTCGCGACTGGAACCTGCCGGAGCTGCGCGATGCCATTGATCGGGAGTTCTTTCTGTTGTCCGAGGCGCATTACCAGCGCTACATCGCGCCGGGCTTTCTCAAGGACGCCTTCGGCGGGTAA
- a CDS encoding universal stress protein, whose amino-acid sequence MQAIRSILVVIEPEHSESLALKRAKLIAGVTQAHLHLLVCDRKHDHSAMLGVLKAALVADGYSVTTEQAWNESLHETIIDVQQAEGCGLVIKQHYPDSPLKKALLTPEDWKILRNCPTPVLLVKTVGSWKDKVILAAIDVGNTDDEHRHLHNTIIDYGYDIASLAKAKLHVISAHPSPMLSASDPTLQLSETIEARYREQCKAFQAEFDIDDEHLHIAEGPADVLIPYKVHELQAALTVIGTVARSGLSGALIGNTAEVVLDAVESDVLVLKPEEIMDHLEEIVTHH is encoded by the coding sequence ATGCAAGCCATTCGCAGCATTCTGGTGGTCATTGAACCCGAACACTCGGAAAGCCTGGCGCTCAAGCGGGCCAAGTTGATTGCTGGCGTGACCCAGGCACATCTGCACCTGCTGGTGTGCGACCGCAAGCATGACCATAGCGCGATGTTGGGCGTGCTCAAGGCGGCCCTGGTGGCGGACGGCTACAGCGTCACTACCGAACAGGCCTGGAACGAAAGCCTGCATGAAACCATCATCGATGTGCAGCAGGCGGAAGGTTGCGGGTTGGTGATCAAACAGCATTACCCCGACAGCCCACTGAAAAAGGCACTGCTGACGCCCGAGGACTGGAAGATATTGCGCAACTGCCCGACGCCGGTGCTGCTGGTGAAAACCGTCGGCTCCTGGAAAGACAAGGTGATTCTGGCGGCGATTGATGTCGGCAATACCGATGACGAACACCGCCATTTGCACAACACCATCATTGATTACGGCTATGACATTGCCAGCCTGGCGAAGGCCAAGCTGCATGTGATCAGCGCCCATCCGTCGCCGATGCTGTCGGCCTCCGATCCAACGTTACAGCTCAGCGAAACCATCGAGGCTCGTTATCGCGAGCAGTGCAAGGCGTTTCAGGCCGAGTTCGACATTGATGACGAACACCTGCATATCGCCGAAGGACCCGCAGATGTGTTGATCCCGTACAAAGTGCACGAGCTTCAGGCCGCGTTGACGGTGATTGGCACAGTGGCACGGTCCGGGTTATCAGGAGCGTTGATCGGCAATACCGCCGAAGTGGTGCTCGATGCGGTGGAGAGCGATGTGCTGGTGCTCAAGCCGGAAGAGATCATGGATCATCTGGAAGAGATCGTGACCCACCATTGA
- the aguA gene encoding agmatine deiminase, with protein MARLLDSTPKLDGFRLPGEFETKSGCWLGWPERTDVWRNGAKPAQKVWVQIVSAIAQSEPVTVCASATQFATARRQLPPQVRVVEMTCNDTWFRDSGPCFVVNDDSGEVRGVDFEFNAYGGLDGGLYYPWDKDDQIASKILEIERFDRYRAPLIAELGGIQSDGQGSVLTTEQCLLNRNRNQHLGKDEVTRRLTDYLGAEQIIWLPRGCKFDETDGHVDDLACFVRPGEVVLQWTDNRDDPQWEIYQEAYDILRSTRDSRGRELIVHKLPQPDVLEWTAEEAEGLDQQDSTHTRQAGTKICASYINYYAGNTSIVVPLFGDRNDQAAQATLAELFPQHKIVGIENSREILLGGGNVACITMPQYAAPARSKGV; from the coding sequence ATGGCACGTTTGCTCGATTCCACTCCCAAACTCGACGGTTTCCGCCTGCCCGGCGAATTCGAAACCAAGTCCGGCTGCTGGCTCGGCTGGCCGGAGCGCACCGACGTCTGGCGCAACGGCGCCAAGCCCGCGCAGAAAGTCTGGGTGCAGATTGTCAGCGCCATTGCCCAAAGCGAACCGGTGACGGTGTGTGCTTCTGCCACCCAGTTCGCCACCGCCCGCCGTCAGTTGCCGCCTCAGGTGCGTGTGGTGGAAATGACCTGCAACGACACCTGGTTTCGCGACAGCGGCCCGTGCTTTGTGGTTAACGACGACAGTGGCGAAGTGCGCGGCGTCGACTTTGAGTTCAACGCTTACGGTGGCCTCGACGGTGGCTTGTATTACCCGTGGGACAAGGACGACCAGATTGCCAGTAAAATCCTTGAAATCGAACGCTTCGACCGTTATCGCGCGCCGCTGATTGCCGAACTGGGCGGCATCCAGAGCGACGGCCAGGGCAGCGTCCTGACCACCGAACAATGCCTGCTCAACCGCAATCGCAACCAGCATTTGGGCAAGGACGAAGTCACCCGTCGCCTGACCGATTACCTCGGTGCCGAACAAATCATCTGGCTGCCGCGCGGTTGCAAGTTCGATGAAACCGATGGCCACGTCGACGACCTTGCGTGTTTCGTGCGTCCCGGCGAAGTCGTGCTGCAATGGACCGACAATCGCGATGACCCGCAGTGGGAAATCTATCAGGAGGCCTACGACATCCTGCGCAGCACCCGCGACAGCCGTGGCCGCGAGTTGATTGTGCACAAGCTGCCGCAGCCGGACGTGCTGGAATGGACCGCCGAAGAAGCCGAAGGCCTCGATCAGCAGGACAGCACCCACACCCGTCAGGCGGGCACCAAAATCTGCGCGTCGTACATCAACTACTACGCCGGCAACACCTCGATCGTGGTGCCGTTGTTTGGTGATCGCAACGATCAGGCGGCCCAGGCGACCCTCGCCGAACTGTTCCCGCAGCACAAGATCGTCGGCATCGAAAACTCCCGGGAGATCCTCCTCGGTGGCGGCAATGTCGCCTGCATCACCATGCCGCAATACGCGGCGCCTGCCCGCAGCAAAGGAGTGTGA
- a CDS encoding bifunctional transcriptional activator/DNA repair enzyme AdaA: MNLQNALLPPHAEMVRAMLERDTAYEGVFFTAVKTTGIFCRPSCTARKPKPENVEFFAHADECMSAGYRACLRCKPLDAAAIAPDWVQALLKTVDADPDLRWTDAQLMAQGIEPLKLRRWFKQHFGMTFHAWLRTRRLGMALGGIKQGNSIDNAAFDSGYESLSGFRDAFQKSFHITPGRAANSEPLLFTRLTTPLGPMIAMAERRGLVLLEFLDRPALTREVEELQTRYGYAVAPGHNAHLQQIEAELAQYFAGKLTEFTVALHLPGSEFARQVWAELAKIPYGRTSTYGAIAAKLGKPGASRAVGLANGHNRLSIVLPCHRVIGADGSLTGYGGGQPRKAFLLRLEKAAVQLTEQLAF, from the coding sequence ATGAACCTACAGAACGCTTTGCTTCCGCCCCACGCCGAGATGGTCCGCGCCATGCTCGAACGGGACACCGCCTACGAGGGGGTGTTCTTCACTGCGGTCAAGACCACCGGAATCTTCTGCCGCCCCAGTTGCACGGCGCGCAAACCCAAGCCGGAGAACGTCGAGTTTTTCGCCCATGCCGATGAGTGCATGTCGGCAGGTTATCGCGCCTGTCTGCGCTGCAAGCCCCTCGATGCCGCCGCCATTGCGCCGGATTGGGTGCAGGCGTTGCTCAAGACCGTGGATGCCGATCCCGACCTGCGCTGGACCGACGCCCAACTCATGGCGCAAGGCATCGAGCCGCTGAAACTGCGCCGTTGGTTCAAACAGCATTTCGGCATGACCTTCCACGCCTGGCTGCGCACCCGACGCCTGGGCATGGCGCTGGGCGGCATCAAACAGGGGAATTCCATCGATAACGCGGCGTTCGACTCGGGCTATGAATCCCTCAGCGGTTTTCGCGATGCGTTTCAAAAATCCTTTCACATCACCCCGGGCCGTGCGGCCAACAGCGAGCCATTGCTGTTTACCCGACTGACCACGCCGCTGGGGCCGATGATCGCCATGGCTGAGCGTCGCGGCCTGGTGCTGCTGGAGTTTCTCGATCGACCGGCGCTGACCAGAGAAGTCGAAGAGCTGCAAACCCGTTATGGCTATGCCGTAGCGCCCGGCCACAACGCACATTTGCAGCAGATTGAAGCCGAGCTTGCGCAGTATTTCGCCGGCAAACTCACCGAATTCACCGTTGCCCTGCACTTGCCCGGCAGCGAATTCGCCCGTCAGGTGTGGGCTGAATTGGCGAAGATACCCTACGGCCGGACCAGCACCTACGGCGCCATTGCCGCAAAACTGGGCAAGCCCGGCGCCAGCCGCGCGGTGGGCCTGGCCAACGGGCATAACCGCCTTTCGATTGTGCTGCCCTGCCACCGGGTGATCGGTGCAGACGGCTCGCTGACGGGCTATGGTGGAGGACAACCGCGCAAGGCGTTTTTGCTCCGGCTGGAAAAAGCCGCCGTGCAGCTGACCGAACAACTTGCATTCTGA
- a CDS encoding response regulator, producing the protein MDNLGFGKVLLVEDDEKLAGLIAYFLSQHGFEVRQVHRGDLALAAFLEFKPKMVVLDLMLPGQSGLQVCREIRSVSDTPIVILTAKEDDLDHILGLESGADDYVIKPIKPPVLLARLRALQRRQTPESNVCNALEFGHLSIDRSCREVRLADEVIDMTTMEFELLWLLASAAGKILSRDDILNRMRGIAFDGLNRSVDVYISKLRGKLKDNPREPMCIKTVWGKGYLFNPFAWEL; encoded by the coding sequence ATGGATAACCTGGGTTTTGGCAAAGTATTGCTGGTGGAAGACGACGAAAAACTGGCCGGGTTGATCGCGTATTTCCTGTCCCAACACGGCTTTGAAGTCCGGCAGGTGCATCGCGGTGACCTGGCGTTGGCCGCGTTCCTGGAATTCAAGCCGAAAATGGTCGTGCTCGACCTGATGCTGCCGGGCCAGAGCGGCCTGCAGGTCTGCCGCGAAATTCGCAGTGTGTCCGATACACCGATCGTCATCCTGACGGCCAAGGAAGACGACCTCGATCATATTCTCGGCCTGGAGTCCGGCGCCGACGATTACGTCATCAAACCGATCAAGCCGCCAGTGCTGCTCGCACGCCTGCGAGCCTTGCAGCGCCGCCAGACGCCCGAGAGCAACGTGTGCAACGCCCTGGAGTTCGGCCATCTGAGCATCGACCGCAGCTGTCGCGAAGTCAGGCTGGCGGACGAAGTCATCGACATGACCACCATGGAGTTCGAACTGTTGTGGCTGCTCGCCAGCGCCGCCGGCAAGATCCTGTCCCGCGACGACATCCTCAACCGCATGCGCGGCATTGCCTTCGACGGCCTCAACCGCAGCGTTGACGTCTACATCAGCAAGTTGCGCGGCAAGCTCAAGGACAACCCGCGCGAACCGATGTGCATCAAGACCGTTTGGGGCAAGGGTTACCTCTTCAATCCGTTTGCGTGGGAGCTGTAA
- a CDS encoding GFA family protein, whose amino-acid sequence MQLEGSCHCGAVSFSLTSAHPYPYQRCYCSICRKTQGGGGYAINLGGDAHSLTVRGRKHISIYHARLKDEGDKRARRSTAERHFCSLCGSGLWLFSPEWPELIHPFASAIDTPLPVPPEHTHLMLGSKAPWVEVTLRPGDKQFDEYPEESIADWHERLGLSR is encoded by the coding sequence ATGCAGCTCGAAGGTTCCTGCCATTGCGGCGCCGTGTCGTTCAGTTTGACCAGCGCCCACCCCTACCCTTACCAGCGCTGCTACTGCTCGATCTGTCGCAAGACCCAGGGCGGTGGCGGGTATGCGATCAACCTCGGAGGCGATGCCCACAGCCTCACAGTGCGCGGCCGCAAGCACATCTCGATTTACCATGCGCGACTCAAGGACGAGGGCGATAAGCGCGCCCGACGCAGCACCGCCGAGCGGCATTTCTGTTCCCTGTGCGGTTCGGGCTTATGGCTGTTCAGCCCTGAATGGCCGGAGCTGATTCATCCGTTTGCATCCGCCATCGACACCCCGCTGCCGGTGCCGCCGGAACACACGCACTTGATGCTCGGCTCCAAGGCGCCGTGGGTGGAAGTCACCCTGCGTCCCGGGGACAAGCAGTTTGACGAGTATCCAGAAGAGTCCATCGCCGATTGGCATGAACGTCTGGGGTTGAGCCGCTAA
- the miaE gene encoding tRNA-(ms[2]io[6]A)-hydroxylase: MILPEIHEFLGCRTPDGWVQAALADQETLLIDHKNCEFKAASTALSLIAKYHSHVDLINLMSRLAREELVHHEQVMRLMKKRKIELRQLSAGRYASGLRKVVRSHEPVKLVDTLVVGAFIEARSCERFEALVPHLDEELGKFYFGLLKSEARHFQGYLKLAYQYGDAKDIAHVIDKVRAAEQELIESPDVEFRFHSGVPVAA, translated from the coding sequence ATGATCCTTCCCGAAATTCACGAGTTCCTCGGCTGCCGCACCCCCGATGGCTGGGTCCAGGCCGCGCTTGCCGATCAGGAAACCCTGCTGATCGACCACAAGAACTGTGAGTTCAAGGCGGCCAGCACGGCGTTGAGCCTGATCGCCAAATATCACTCTCACGTCGACTTGATCAACCTGATGTCGCGCCTGGCCCGGGAAGAGCTGGTGCACCACGAACAAGTCATGCGCCTGATGAAAAAACGCAAGATCGAGCTGCGTCAGCTCTCCGCCGGGCGTTACGCCTCGGGTTTGCGCAAAGTGGTACGTAGCCACGAGCCAGTGAAACTGGTGGATACCCTGGTGGTGGGCGCGTTTATCGAGGCCCGCAGTTGCGAGCGTTTCGAGGCGCTGGTGCCGCATCTGGACGAAGAGCTGGGCAAGTTCTACTTCGGCCTGCTGAAAAGCGAAGCGCGGCATTTCCAGGGTTATCTGAAACTGGCTTACCAGTACGGCGATGCCAAGGATATCGCTCACGTCATCGACAAGGTCCGCGCCGCCGAGCAGGAACTGATCGAATCGCCGGACGTGGAGTTTCGCTTTCACAGCGGCGTCCCGGTCGCGGCGTAA
- a CDS encoding DNA-3-methyladenine glycosylase family protein — protein MPDPYQDATQFLASIDDDWRRHIASIGPCLHQPHPARDPYESLVRAIAYQQLHAKAGDAIVGRLLALFPSVAFPRPEQIIATDFDQMRSCGFSAGKIATIQGIAQATLDGVVPDYATALAMEDEALIERLITLRGVGRWTVEMLLIYSLERPDILPADDFGVREGYRRLKGLEVQPTRKQMVEIGLPWSPYRTVASWYLWRMTGK, from the coding sequence ATGCCCGATCCCTATCAGGACGCGACGCAATTCCTGGCGTCCATCGATGACGACTGGCGGCGCCATATCGCGTCCATCGGCCCGTGCCTGCATCAACCGCACCCGGCTCGCGATCCTTATGAATCGCTGGTGCGGGCGATTGCCTATCAACAACTGCACGCCAAGGCCGGTGATGCGATTGTCGGACGGCTGCTGGCGTTGTTTCCGTCGGTGGCGTTTCCGAGGCCGGAACAGATTATCGCCACCGACTTTGACCAGATGCGCAGCTGTGGTTTTTCCGCGGGCAAGATCGCGACCATTCAAGGAATAGCGCAGGCGACCCTCGACGGCGTGGTGCCGGATTACGCAACGGCACTGGCCATGGAGGATGAAGCGCTGATCGAGCGACTGATCACCTTGCGTGGAGTTGGCCGCTGGACCGTCGAGATGCTGCTGATCTACAGCCTGGAGCGGCCGGACATCTTGCCGGCCGATGACTTCGGGGTACGCGAGGGGTATCGGCGCTTGAAGGGGCTGGAGGTGCAGCCGACGCGCAAGCAGATGGTCGAGATTGGCTTGCCGTGGAGCCCGTATCGGACGGTGGCGTCCTGGTATTTGTGGCGGATGACTGGCAAGTAG
- a CDS encoding LysR substrate-binding domain-containing protein — MRRLPSLAALRTFECAARHAHFGRAAAELCVTDSAVSHQIRQLEEHLGVSLFIREGRQIRPTMAAGRLMQSLQQAFELIGDACDELRDPSSLAVLRLAVTAELTQKWLMSRLTDFYARYPHITLHLYEQPIDATAPGEDIDLAITYGTGPVDSSAYFVRPLPALQFFPVCSPGLFNQGTLKTPKDLVRHCLLHDDQDGKTWTAWLTSHAGDQRPERQLYFAHAGLALEAAAQGQGVAMGDNLTAQEDLLSGRLVRPFTSSMTALGQYALVCERVRLERPAVAQMLEWFNDQLID; from the coding sequence ATGCGACGATTGCCTTCTCTGGCAGCACTCAGAACCTTCGAATGCGCCGCGCGGCACGCCCATTTCGGCCGGGCCGCCGCCGAGCTGTGCGTCACCGACAGCGCTGTCAGTCATCAGATTCGCCAACTCGAAGAACACCTGGGTGTCTCGTTGTTCATCCGCGAGGGTCGGCAAATCCGTCCGACAATGGCCGCTGGCCGTCTGATGCAAAGTCTGCAACAAGCGTTCGAACTGATTGGCGATGCCTGCGATGAATTGCGCGATCCGTCATCGCTGGCCGTGTTGCGCCTGGCGGTCACCGCCGAGTTGACGCAAAAGTGGCTGATGAGTCGCCTGACAGACTTCTATGCCCGCTACCCGCACATCACGCTGCACCTCTACGAACAACCGATCGACGCCACGGCACCGGGAGAAGACATCGACCTGGCGATTACTTACGGCACAGGTCCGGTTGACAGCAGCGCGTACTTCGTCCGCCCCTTGCCTGCGTTGCAGTTCTTCCCGGTTTGCAGCCCCGGCCTGTTCAACCAGGGCACCCTGAAAACGCCCAAGGATTTGGTGCGCCACTGCCTGCTGCACGACGATCAGGACGGCAAGACCTGGACCGCGTGGCTGACCAGTCATGCCGGCGATCAGCGTCCCGAACGCCAACTGTATTTCGCCCATGCCGGCCTGGCGCTTGAGGCGGCGGCTCAAGGGCAGGGTGTGGCGATGGGCGATAACCTGACGGCGCAAGAGGATTTGCTCAGTGGTCGCCTGGTCCGGCCGTTCACCTCTAGCATGACGGCGCTCGGCCAATATGCGCTGGTGTGCGAGCGGGTGCGCCTGGAGCGCCCAGCCGTGGCGCAGATGCTCGAATGGTTCAACGATCAGTTGATCGATTGA
- a CDS encoding ATP-binding protein, which produces MLRLFLGLYVVLAVGLVLALQTVEHTFNVLLDGQMQAYNREAVRGQAYSLVEQLRGLEGSQREQQLDTLRQHYGLGLSLVESDHLALDDYEKALLAEGKLVIREKYTQFISSIDGGAQLLSIKLPPEPSLMPFYITAAYLMLAVLIGIVLFFWVRPHWRDLEKLRLAAERFGDNDLSSRIQLSKRSNIRDLAEHFNLMAARIEGLIANQRELTNAVSHELRTPIARLSFELDQLKQQPDPTQSGELIADMYADLGELEEMVSELLTYASLERGATVINRENIQAISWLDSVVGSVALEAEAAGVQLVIVECQVDEVRIEPRFMARAVINLLRNAIRYADERVEVSLVRTGDHYEVQVNDDGPGVPVDGREKIFEPFSRLDASRDRRTGGFGLGLALVRRVSQSHGGQVEVADSPWGGASFRMTWAHLD; this is translated from the coding sequence ATGCTGCGGTTATTTCTGGGGTTGTACGTGGTACTGGCGGTGGGGTTGGTGCTGGCCTTGCAGACGGTCGAGCACACGTTCAACGTGCTGCTCGACGGGCAGATGCAGGCCTATAACCGCGAGGCGGTTCGGGGGCAGGCGTATTCGCTGGTCGAGCAATTGCGCGGTCTGGAAGGCTCGCAACGCGAGCAACAACTGGACACGCTACGCCAGCACTACGGACTGGGGCTGAGTCTGGTCGAGTCGGATCATTTGGCTCTCGACGATTATGAGAAAGCCTTGCTGGCCGAAGGCAAACTGGTGATTCGCGAGAAGTACACCCAGTTCATTTCCTCGATCGATGGCGGTGCCCAGCTATTGAGCATCAAGCTGCCGCCCGAGCCGAGCCTGATGCCGTTCTACATCACGGCGGCCTATCTGATGCTGGCTGTGTTGATCGGCATCGTGCTGTTTTTCTGGGTTCGACCGCATTGGCGCGATCTGGAAAAACTGCGCCTGGCGGCCGAGCGCTTTGGCGATAACGACTTGTCGTCACGCATCCAGCTGTCCAAACGCTCGAACATTCGCGACCTGGCCGAACACTTCAACCTGATGGCGGCACGCATTGAAGGTTTGATCGCCAATCAGCGTGAGCTGACCAACGCCGTCTCCCACGAGTTGCGCACGCCCATTGCCCGGCTGTCGTTTGAGCTCGATCAGCTCAAGCAGCAACCCGATCCGACCCAGAGCGGCGAACTGATCGCCGACATGTACGCCGACCTCGGCGAGCTGGAGGAAATGGTCTCCGAGTTGCTGACCTACGCCAGCCTGGAGCGTGGCGCCACGGTGATCAACCGAGAGAATATTCAGGCTATCAGTTGGCTGGACAGCGTGGTGGGCAGTGTGGCGCTTGAAGCCGAAGCCGCCGGGGTGCAGCTGGTGATCGTCGAGTGCCAGGTCGATGAGGTGCGCATCGAACCGCGCTTTATGGCGCGAGCAGTGATCAACCTGCTGCGCAATGCCATTCGCTATGCCGATGAGCGGGTTGAGGTGTCGTTGGTGCGCACCGGTGATCATTATGAAGTGCAGGTCAACGATGATGGGCCGGGCGTGCCGGTGGACGGACGGGAGAAAATCTTCGAACCGTTCTCGCGGCTCGATGCCAGCCGCGACCGTCGCACCGGTGGTTTTGGCCTGGGATTGGCGCTGGTGCGCCGGGTGTCGCAATCCCATGGCGGGCAAGTGGAAGTGGCGGATTCGCCATGGGGCGGGGCGTCGTTTCGCATGACCTGGGCGCATCTGGATTGA
- a CDS encoding isocitrate lyase/PEP mutase family protein: MDSQFHQLHHDGLLILTNVADATGARIVEQLGCKAVATSSAAVAWAHGYPDGNALPLERLISTVESIARVISVPLTVDIEAGYSDDLARVAEVIDAVIAAGAVGINIEDGASPPELLVRKIEIARQVAERRQVKLFINARTDVYLKGLVPAEDRVAETLRRAALYQAAGADGLFAAGVTAEYEIAALCQGTSLPVNVLGLPGLPSLDELKALGVRRLSAGSGIAEFLYGAMASLAKGFLETGKLDSSHLKAFTYGEVNALLKPAGKA; encoded by the coding sequence ATGGACAGCCAATTTCATCAACTGCACCACGACGGCTTGTTGATCCTGACCAACGTCGCCGATGCCACCGGGGCGCGCATTGTCGAGCAACTGGGCTGCAAGGCGGTGGCCACCAGCAGCGCGGCGGTGGCGTGGGCGCATGGCTACCCGGACGGCAATGCCCTGCCCCTCGAACGCCTGATATCGACCGTCGAGTCCATCGCCCGGGTGATTTCGGTGCCGTTGACCGTGGACATCGAGGCAGGTTATTCCGACGACCTGGCGCGGGTTGCCGAGGTCATTGATGCGGTGATCGCGGCTGGCGCAGTCGGAATCAATATCGAGGACGGCGCTTCGCCGCCCGAGTTGCTGGTACGCAAGATCGAAATCGCCCGCCAGGTTGCCGAACGCCGCCAGGTGAAGCTGTTCATCAATGCCCGCACCGATGTTTACCTCAAAGGCCTGGTGCCTGCTGAAGACCGCGTCGCCGAAACCCTCAGACGCGCCGCGTTGTATCAGGCGGCGGGCGCTGACGGGTTGTTCGCCGCGGGCGTGACGGCCGAATACGAGATCGCTGCGTTGTGCCAAGGCACCTCGTTGCCGGTGAACGTGCTCGGGCTCCCGGGGCTGCCGTCGCTCGATGAACTCAAAGCGCTCGGCGTGCGCCGCCTGAGTGCCGGTTCGGGCATCGCCGAGTTTCTCTATGGGGCAATGGCCTCCTTGGCCAAGGGCTTTCTGGAGACCGGCAAACTCGACAGCAGTCACCTCAAGGCCTTCACTTATGGCGAAGTGAACGCCCTGCTAAAACCTGCGGGAAAAGCCTGA